A genome region from Synchiropus splendidus isolate RoL2022-P1 chromosome 5, RoL_Sspl_1.0, whole genome shotgun sequence includes the following:
- the telo2 gene encoding telomere length regulation protein TEL2 homolog, with protein sequence MEDISPSVEVRKVISECYRTITSPSDSENIVTALRTLHSFLDDEARDTSTNAPSPSQREEFKRCHYTRTLQLLVENIQADWRHSLPAGQRAELWDGLFLRGPPEQSLLVLMEGIRRLSPSTNLDLLVSITEKFLQNGRLSELLSIYCLEAGPSDSPQFRETLLGRIVALPDLTANKLHCDNKLLFLPQQYYPLLAMSMLSALERTCRALKDGTNCTLDFVARLLGKLCIQGHSGVVMEVMTPKLSDCTRSDMVWQRICWKLLENVPQSCLESVLTGLVQKVTGPDALGRIMGNLVVNNKKAQFVITHKLLLLQFRLENQVLRTILGYLAADRDRRQLLIQVLRSLSQTWANPSAVKHTPVEQQFYVSKTLLLCVSLLSDSELQELRSELLQCLLGGMHSHLDSSVVRIRHMGMIVGECLSSRMDIAGAKLKFEYEQDEETQELISMMDPVCENEPVLEKGDDVPVTNGSPSTEKQIFPSKPILMNNKPDSDLDSDDELTPYDMSEDKQLDQASPPRYLRDCLETLMSSEDPERVELSLRVSESLVKRNVFAVKEISVQLTKVLLHMEDKYSIKDFLALRLGAMVALTVTDCVPVTQYLTTEFYSLNYSLRQRLDILEILCVAAEELSKPTTDHREPSVAPVTSTDLTVSSDNTNVPWQQVVEKRVQSKTKYLKKGPTRPPAKACPNRYAPVAGHFFFPLLRNYDKPQVTFDMLGSDHLVLGKLIHTLGHLMHLAVNAPIATQMGRALLDFVWAVRYHVDQTVRRGVVFAVFSVFFSMPTENLMADLGELLFETRTWLADVAEGDVDAECRSLAVQSLVFLDKNLKNHLINPKALKFE encoded by the exons ATGGAGGACATCTCTCCAAGTGTCGAAGTTCGTAAAGTGATCTCCGAATGTTATCGGACAATCACTTCGCCTTCTGATAGTGAGAACATTGTAACTGCTCTCCGAACACTTCACTCTTTCCTGGATGATGAAGCACGGGACACAAGCACAAACGCACCATCGCCTTCACAGCGAGAGGAATTCAAAAGATGTCATTATACCAGAACACTCCAACTTCTGGTTGAAAACATCCAGGCCGACTGGCGGCATAGTCTCCCAGCAGGGCAGCGTGCAGAGTTGTGGGATGGCCTCTTCCTGCGAGGACCTCCAGAGCAAAGCCTTCTGGTGTTAATGGAGGGAATAAGGAGACTGAG CCCAAGTACCAACCTGGATCTCTTAGTCAGCATAACAGAGAAATTTCTTCAGAATGGCCGTCTGTCTGAGCTGCTGTCGATCTACTGTCTAGAGGCTGGTCCCTCTGACTCTCCACAGTTCAGGGAGACTCTTCTTGGGCGTATAGTGGCGTTGCCAGACCTCACTGCCAATAAGTTACACTGTGACAACAAGTTGCTGTTTCTGCCACAGCAGTATTATCCTCTGTTGGCTATGTCTATGCTCTCTGCTTTGGAACGAACATGCAGAGCGCTTAAAG ATGGGACGAACTGCACACTGGATTTTGTGGCTCGGCTTTTAGGAAAACTGTGTATTCAAGGTCATAGTG GTGTGGTCATGGAGGTAATGACTCCTAAACTTTCTGACTGTACACGCTCAGACATGGTTTGGCAGAGGATTTGTTGGAAGCTTTTGGAGAACGTCCCTCAGAGTTGTCTGGAAAGTGTGCTCACGGGACTGGTGCAGAAGGTCACAGG GCCTGATGCTTTGGGTAGGATCATGGGTAATCTtgttgtaaataataaaaaggcCCAATTTGTCATCACTCACAAGTTACTTTTACTACAGTTCAGGCTGGAG aaTCAAGTGCTGAGGACAATTTTGGGGTATCTTGCTGCAGATAGGGATCGAAGGCAGCTTCTTATTCAG GTGTTGCGGTCTCTGTCCCAGACCTGGGCTAATCCCAGTGCTGTGAAACACActccagtggagcagcagttTTATGTCAGCAAGACTCTATTATTGTGTGTGAGTCTACTGAGTGACTCTGAGCTGCAGGAACTACGCTCAG AGCTTCTACAATGTCTTTTGGGTGGCATGCATAGCCACTTGGATAGCAGCGTTGTTCGCATCAGACATATGGGGATGATCGTTGGTGAGTGCCTTAGCTCCCGGATGGATATCGCTGGAGCCAAACTTAAGTTTGAG TATGAACAAGATGAGGAGACCCAGGAGCTGATTTCCATGATGGACCCTGTTTGTGAAAACGAACCAGTGCTGGAAAAGGG AGATGATGTCCCTGTTACCAATGGTAGTCCATCTACTGAGAAACAAATATTCCCATCAAAACCAATACTCATGAACAATAAACCAGACTCAGACTTGGACAG TGATGATGAGTTGACTCCGTACGATATGTCCGAGGACAAGCAGCTAGATCAAGCGTCCCCACCTCGCTATCTACGAGACTGTCTGGAAA CTTTGATGTCGTCTGAGGATCCGGAACGTGTAGAGCTTAGTTTGAGAGTGTCTGAGTCTCTGGTGAAGAGGAACGTGTTTGCAGTTAAAGAG ATCAGTGTCCAGCTTACCAAAGTTCTGCTTCACATGGAAGATAAATACAGCATCAAGGACTTCTTGGCACTGAGGCTGGGGGCCATGGTGGCACTCACCGTGACTGACTGTGTGCCT gtGACTCAATATTTGACGACAGAGTTTTATTCTTTGAACTACAGTCTTCGACAGCGACTGGACATTTTAGAG ATTCTGTGTGTGGCAGCTGAGGAACTCTCTAAACCGACCACTGACCACAGAGAGCCCTCGGTGGCGCCTGTAACCTCCACAGACTTGACTGTGTCCTCTGATAACACCAATGTACCATGGCAGCAGGTTGTTGAAAAGCGAgttcaaagcaaaacaaaataccTCAAAAAG GGGCCCACTCGTCCTCCAGCCAAAGCCTGCCCCAACAGATATGCACCTGTCGCTGGACACTTCTTCTTCCCTCTACTCAGGAATTATGACAA GCCTCAAGTGACCTTTGACATGTTGGGCAGTGACCACTTGGTTCTTGGGAAACTGATCCATACGCTGGGTCACTTAATGCATCTCGCAGTCAATGCACCA ATTGCCACACAGATGGGACGTGCTCTGCTGGACTTTGTGTGGGCAGTTCGCTATCACGTCGACCA GACGGTGAGGCGAGGCGTCGTATTTGCCGTGTTCTCTGTGTTCTTCAGCATGCCAACTGAAAACCTCATGGCCGACCTTGGAGAACTATTGTTTGAAACCAGAACCTGGTTAGCAG ATGTGGCTGAAGGAGATGTTGATGCAGAATGCCGGAGTTTGGCGGTCCAGAGTCTGGTGTTTTTGGACAAGAACCTTAAAAACCATCTTATTAATCCGAAAGCCCTGAAGTTTGAATAG